The following coding sequences lie in one Phalacrocorax carbo chromosome 3, bPhaCar2.1, whole genome shotgun sequence genomic window:
- the MYCN gene encoding N-myc proto-oncogene protein — MPGMVSKNPDLEFDSLQPCFYPDEDDFYLCGPDSAPPGEDIWKKFELLPTPPLSPSRAGLQEQPPGGAPVPWGGAALGGCRPADSLDWASELLLLPPEADLWGGSDGGDFFETGLGVTNNLNSIIIQDCMWSGFSAREKLERAVSEKLQGKAPAAAAAPPPPPPPGAAGSPAAASGRAELGGAVPECVDPAVVFPFPVNKREAAAGRAGAAAAGGGAPRGGRAPRPAGDSRASSSSSGDDTLSDSDDEDEEEEDEEEEIDVVTVEKRRSSSNKAVTTLTITVRPKNTTFPAVRTQQNELILKRCAPIHQQHNYAAPSPYMESEDAPPQKKLKTEVPRPVKPTIQPKSKSSSPRNSDSEDSERRRNHNILERQRRNDLRSSFLTLRDHVPELVKNEKAAKVVILKKATEYVHSLQAEEQKLLLEKEKLQARQQQLLKKIEYKRTC, encoded by the exons ATGCCAGGAATGGTCAGTAAAAACCCAGACCTCGAGTTCGACTCTTTGCAGCCCTGTTTCTACCCGGACGAAGATGATTTTTATTTGTGCGGGCCGGACTCCGCTCCCCCCGGGGAGGACATCTGGAAAAAGTTTGAgctgctgcccacccctcctCTGTCTCCCAGCCGGGCCGGGCTCCAGGAGCAgcccccggggggggccccggTGCCGTGGGGAGGGGCGGCCCTGGGGGGCTGCCGCCCCGCCGACTCCCTGGACTGGGCGTCcgagctgctcctgctgccccccgAGGCCGACCTGTGGGGCGGCTCGGACGGAGGGGACTTCTTCGAGACGGGCCTCGGCGTGACCAACAACCTCAACTCCATCATCATCCAGGACTGCATGTGGAGCGGCTTCTCCGCCCGCGAGAAGCTGGAGCGGGCGGTCAGCGAGAAGCTGCAGGGCAaggcgcccgccgccgccgccgccccgccgccgccgccgcccccgggggccgcgggcagccccgccgccgccagcggCCGAGCGGAGCTGGGCGGCGCCGTCCCCGAGTGCGTGGACCCGGCCGTGGTCTTCCCTTTCCCCGTCAACaagcgggaggcggcggcgggccgcgccggggcggcggcggcgggcggcggggctccgcggggcggccgcgctccgcgccccgccgggGACAGCcgggccagcagcagcagctccggGGACGACACCCTCAGCGACTCGG AtgatgaggatgaggaggaagaggatgaagaggaagaaatagatGTTGTGACAGTGGAGAAAAGACGCTCCTCCTCCAACAAGGCTGTTACCACCCTTACTATTACTGTGCGTCCTAAAAATACCACTTTTCCAGCAGTCAGGACACAGCAAAATGAACTGATTTTAAAGCGTTGCGCACCAATTCACCAGCAGCATAATTACGCCGCTCCTTCTCCGTACATGGAGAGTGAAGATGCTCCACCGCAGAAGAAGTTAAAAACCGAGGTGCCCCGTCCAGTAAAACCCACGATCCAACCAAAGTCTAAGAGTTCAAGTCCTCGAAACTCTGATTCGGAGGATAGTGAACGTCGACGCAACCACAATATCCTGGAGCGTCAACGGCGTAATGATCTACGGTCAAGTTTCCTCACATTAAGGGACCATGTGCCAGAACTGgttaaaaatgagaaagctgCAAAAGTTGTGATCTTGAAAAAAGCCACTGAATACGTTCACTcccttcaggcagaggagcagaagttattgctagaaaaggaaaaattgcaaGCCAGACAACAACAATTGCTAAAGAAAATAGAGTACAAGCGGACTTGCtaa